From the Sinorhizobium garamanticum genome, one window contains:
- a CDS encoding LysR family transcriptional regulator translates to MDIHHVRYFLAVCETRNFTRAAEKCHVTQPALSRAVQQLEDEVGGLLFRRERNLTHITDLGNLLRPRFQSILDELSGVRQEASRFLCLEDAHVKVGIMCTIGPRRFTGLLTDFNMRHRGVQLQLVEGVPSKLSELLEEGEIDVAIMASSDRFPERFDVTPLFRERFMLAFPPGHRLCQYDAVPITAIDGEIYLRRVNCEYWDYLTELCESSGVKTQISYSSEREDWIQNMVAGGLGICFIPEYSAVIPGLQVRPVVEPEVTREVCLVTVAGRRFSPAVATFVGAVKSYGWAAPHSGIDMRRSAADTPPLPQ, encoded by the coding sequence ATGGACATTCACCACGTTCGGTATTTCCTGGCCGTTTGCGAGACGCGAAATTTCACGCGTGCCGCCGAAAAGTGCCACGTGACCCAGCCGGCATTAAGCCGTGCCGTCCAGCAACTCGAGGATGAAGTGGGCGGGCTCCTGTTTCGGCGGGAACGGAACCTGACCCACATCACGGATCTCGGAAACCTGCTGAGACCGCGGTTTCAGTCGATTCTCGACGAACTCTCGGGCGTCAGGCAGGAAGCGTCACGCTTTCTCTGTCTGGAAGACGCGCATGTGAAGGTCGGCATCATGTGCACGATCGGGCCGCGTCGGTTTACCGGCCTCCTGACCGACTTCAACATGCGTCACCGCGGCGTTCAGCTTCAGCTCGTCGAAGGTGTGCCGTCCAAGCTTTCAGAACTGCTTGAGGAAGGGGAGATAGATGTCGCCATCATGGCGAGCAGCGACCGTTTCCCCGAACGCTTCGACGTGACGCCGCTGTTTCGTGAAAGGTTCATGCTCGCCTTTCCTCCGGGTCATCGTCTTTGTCAATACGATGCGGTTCCCATTACCGCCATCGATGGCGAGATCTATCTTAGACGTGTGAACTGCGAATATTGGGATTATCTGACGGAGTTGTGCGAGTCCTCTGGTGTGAAGACTCAGATCTCCTACTCGAGCGAGCGGGAGGACTGGATACAAAACATGGTGGCCGGCGGGCTCGGCATCTGCTTCATTCCCGAATACAGCGCCGTCATTCCAGGTTTGCAGGTGCGGCCTGTGGTCGAACCGGAGGTCACGCGGGAGGTTTGCCTCGTGACTGTCGCAGGCCGGCGGTTCTCGCCGGCTGTCGCCACCTTCGTTGGAGCGGTCAAATCCTACGGCTGGGCGGCACCACATTCTGGCATAGACATGCGCCGATCGGCCGCCGACACCCCTCCCCTTCCGCAATAG
- the amrS gene encoding AmmeMemoRadiSam system radical SAM enzyme, whose translation MPGRYWHALADGRVQCDLCPRFCKLHEGQRGLCFVRARRDDRMVLTTYGRSSGFCVDPIEKKPLNHFLPGTAVLSFGTAGCNLACRFCQNWDISKSRAIDTLADAASPAVIARTAADLSCRSVAFTYNDPVIFHEYAIDVADACRERGIKSVAVTAGYVCSEPRSEFYRHMDAANVDLKAFTERFYQRVCSGHLSPVLETLVYLKRETSIWFEITTLIIPGENDSEAEIDALTQWIMEELGPDVPLHFTAFHPDWKMMDKPPTAPETLTRARRIGLQNGLRYVYCGNVHDDVGGSTWCHACGACLIARDWYHLLSWALDAKGRCHRCGTPCPGVFEPQPGDWGAYRRPVRIAPTAPA comes from the coding sequence GTGCCAGGCCGCTATTGGCACGCGCTCGCCGACGGGCGCGTCCAGTGCGACCTCTGTCCGCGATTTTGCAAGTTGCATGAGGGGCAACGGGGGCTCTGCTTTGTCCGCGCTCGCCGGGACGACCGGATGGTGCTGACGACCTACGGCCGCTCCAGCGGCTTCTGCGTGGATCCGATCGAGAAGAAGCCGCTCAACCATTTTCTGCCGGGCACCGCCGTCCTGTCGTTCGGCACGGCCGGCTGCAATCTTGCCTGCCGGTTCTGCCAGAATTGGGACATCAGCAAGTCTCGCGCGATCGACACGCTTGCCGACGCGGCGTCCCCCGCGGTGATCGCCCGTACTGCGGCGGATCTCAGCTGCCGCAGCGTTGCCTTCACCTACAACGACCCCGTCATTTTCCATGAATACGCCATCGACGTCGCCGATGCCTGCCGCGAGCGGGGGATCAAAAGCGTCGCGGTCACGGCCGGCTATGTCTGCTCAGAACCACGCAGCGAATTCTACCGCCACATGGATGCGGCCAATGTTGATCTCAAGGCTTTCACCGAGCGCTTTTACCAGCGCGTCTGCAGCGGCCATCTTTCGCCGGTGCTCGAAACGCTTGTTTATCTCAAGCGCGAGACCTCGATATGGTTCGAGATCACGACGCTGATCATTCCCGGTGAAAACGATTCCGAGGCGGAGATTGACGCGCTGACGCAATGGATCATGGAAGAACTTGGCCCGGATGTGCCGCTTCACTTTACGGCCTTCCATCCCGACTGGAAGATGATGGACAAGCCGCCCACCGCGCCCGAGACGCTGACACGGGCGCGCCGGATCGGCCTCCAAAACGGGCTGCGTTACGTCTACTGCGGTAACGTGCACGATGACGTCGGCGGCAGCACCTGGTGCCATGCCTGCGGCGCATGCCTCATCGCCCGCGACTGGTACCACTTGCTGTCCTGGGCTCTCGACGCCAAGGGCCGCTGCCACCGCTGCGGCACGCCTTGCCCGGGCGTGTTCGAGCCGCAGCCGGGTGACTGGGGCGCCTATCGCCGGCCGGTGCGCATCGCGCCAACGGCGCCGGCTTGA
- a CDS encoding DUF302 domain-containing protein encodes MMKISNAMLSAALITATTALAQVSMAEAADSDGIVTVKSRYSVSETVHRIKASVEEKGITLFGVIDQAKLGNAAGNEVRPSRLVMFGNPALGTTFITANPLAGLDWPVRVLVYQAKDGSVYAAYTDFDWIAKRHRISSRDREFAMASQVIETVTAIVKE; translated from the coding sequence ATGATGAAGATCAGCAATGCAATGCTGTCGGCCGCCTTGATCACCGCAACCACGGCATTGGCTCAAGTTTCGATGGCAGAGGCCGCAGACAGCGACGGCATCGTCACGGTCAAGAGCCGCTATTCGGTCAGCGAGACGGTGCACCGCATCAAGGCCAGCGTCGAGGAAAAGGGCATCACCCTCTTCGGCGTCATCGACCAGGCCAAGCTCGGCAACGCCGCCGGCAACGAAGTGCGTCCGTCGCGCCTGGTGATGTTCGGCAATCCGGCGCTCGGCACGACTTTCATCACCGCCAATCCACTCGCGGGACTCGACTGGCCAGTCCGGGTCCTCGTTTATCAGGCGAAGGACGGATCCGTCTACGCGGCCTACACAGACTTCGACTGGATCGCAAAGCGCCATCGAATTTCGAGTCGGGACCGCGAGTTCGCCATGGCGTCGCAGGTGATCGAAACTGTCACAGCAATCGTGAAAGAGTAG
- the acs gene encoding acetate--CoA ligase, whose product MSQERAADVSEAEIAVHWQEEDYVKPSEKFIAQANLTDRTVLERFSLDNFPDCFKEHADLLDWYRPWDTTLDTSKPPFWRWFVGGKINASYNCIDRHLAKHRNKTAIHFVPEAEQEAIQHVTYQELYVRVNEVAALLRDFCGLKRGDRVTLHMPMVAELPITMLACARLGVIHSQVFSGFSGKATADRIVDAESQVLITMDGYYRGGQLLDHKQKADVAVREAKKEGLSVDKVLVWQRHPGKYSSATPLVKGRDFIMNEVLSGYRRRTIDPVEMPAEDPLFLMYTSGTTGKPKGCQHSTGGYLSYVAGTSKYIQDIHPEDVYWCMADIGWITGHSYIVYGPLALAASSVVFEGLPTYPDAGRPWRIAEELGVNIFHTSPTAIRALRRAGPDEPRKYDHHFKHMTTVGEPIEPAVWRWYYDVVGKGEAVIVDTWWQTENGGFLCSTIPALHPMKPGSAGPGLPGIHPIIYDEVGNEIPPRSGRAGNICIQNPWPGGFQTIWRDPDRFVEQYYARYCKDRGSHDWRDWPYMAGDGALQAADGYYRILGRIDDVINVAGHRLGTKEIESASLLIEEVAEAAVVPARDEIKGTVPDLYVSLKPGLAASGAIRKRVEDSVIREIGPIARPRRVVIVPDMPKTRSGKIMRRVLRAISNDEDAGDISTLANPEVVDEIRKIKV is encoded by the coding sequence ATGTCACAGGAAAGAGCCGCAGACGTGTCCGAGGCCGAGATCGCCGTCCACTGGCAGGAAGAGGATTACGTCAAACCATCGGAGAAATTCATTGCGCAGGCGAACCTGACCGACAGGACGGTCCTGGAACGGTTCAGCCTCGACAACTTCCCTGATTGCTTCAAGGAGCACGCCGATCTTCTCGACTGGTACAGACCTTGGGACACCACGCTTGACACGAGCAAACCGCCGTTCTGGCGATGGTTTGTCGGCGGCAAGATCAACGCGAGTTACAACTGCATAGATCGCCACCTCGCCAAGCACAGGAACAAGACTGCAATCCACTTTGTCCCCGAAGCGGAGCAGGAAGCGATCCAGCACGTTACCTACCAGGAACTCTACGTGCGCGTGAACGAGGTCGCGGCGCTGTTGCGAGACTTCTGCGGGCTGAAACGGGGCGATCGAGTGACGCTGCACATGCCGATGGTGGCCGAGCTTCCGATCACGATGCTTGCTTGCGCCAGGCTCGGCGTCATTCACTCGCAAGTGTTCAGCGGCTTTAGCGGCAAGGCGACGGCAGACCGCATTGTCGATGCCGAGAGCCAGGTGCTGATCACGATGGATGGCTACTACCGTGGCGGCCAGCTTCTCGATCACAAGCAAAAAGCGGATGTCGCTGTCAGGGAGGCGAAGAAGGAGGGCTTGTCGGTTGACAAGGTGCTGGTCTGGCAAAGGCACCCGGGCAAATATTCCAGTGCAACGCCCTTGGTAAAGGGCCGAGATTTCATCATGAACGAGGTGTTGTCGGGTTACCGGCGCCGCACGATCGACCCGGTCGAGATGCCGGCCGAGGATCCGCTGTTCCTGATGTACACCAGCGGCACCACCGGGAAGCCGAAGGGCTGTCAGCACAGCACGGGCGGATATCTGTCCTATGTCGCGGGGACGTCGAAATACATTCAGGACATCCATCCGGAGGATGTCTACTGGTGCATGGCCGATATCGGCTGGATCACCGGTCATTCCTATATCGTCTACGGCCCGCTGGCGCTCGCTGCCTCCTCGGTCGTGTTCGAGGGCCTTCCCACCTATCCCGATGCCGGACGTCCCTGGCGCATTGCGGAAGAACTTGGGGTTAACATCTTTCACACTTCGCCGACGGCGATACGGGCGCTGCGGCGTGCAGGCCCCGACGAGCCGCGGAAATACGATCACCATTTCAAGCATATGACGACTGTCGGCGAGCCCATCGAGCCGGCGGTTTGGCGGTGGTACTACGACGTCGTGGGCAAGGGCGAGGCGGTCATCGTCGACACCTGGTGGCAAACGGAGAACGGCGGCTTCCTGTGTAGCACCATTCCTGCGCTTCACCCGATGAAGCCGGGAAGCGCAGGGCCCGGCCTACCGGGCATTCATCCGATCATCTATGACGAAGTTGGCAACGAGATTCCACCGCGCTCCGGCCGTGCGGGAAACATCTGCATCCAGAACCCCTGGCCGGGCGGTTTTCAGACGATCTGGCGGGACCCGGATCGCTTCGTCGAACAATACTATGCGCGTTACTGCAAGGACCGGGGGAGCCATGACTGGCGCGACTGGCCGTATATGGCTGGCGACGGCGCGTTGCAGGCGGCCGACGGCTACTATCGCATCCTCGGCCGCATAGACGACGTCATCAATGTGGCTGGGCATCGGCTCGGGACCAAGGAAATCGAGTCCGCCAGTCTGCTGATTGAGGAGGTCGCCGAGGCTGCGGTCGTCCCCGCCAGAGACGAGATCAAGGGCACGGTGCCCGACCTCTATGTCTCGCTGAAGCCCGGCCTCGCCGCGAGCGGGGCCATTCGCAAGCGCGTGGAGGATTCCGTGATCCGTGAGATCGGGCCGATTGCTCGGCCGCGCCGTGTCGTGATCGTCCCCGACATGCCGAAGACCCGCTCCGGCAAGATCATGCGGCGCGTGCTCAGGGCGATCTCGAACGATGAGGATGCCGGCGACATCTCGACGCTCGCCAATCCCGAGGTCGTTGACGAGATTCGAAAGATAAAGGTCTAG
- a CDS encoding 3-hydroxybutyrate dehydrogenase, translating into MFKSSDAEIGAMFGRKALEGRSAIVTGSTSGIGLGIAQALAKAGAAVMLNGFGEPAEIERQRAEMAEENDVDVAYDSADMSNPRAIQMMVERAGARFGQIDIVVNNAGIQHVAPIAEFPAAKWDAILGINLSAAFHLVQATYDQMRARGYGRIINVASAHGLVASPYKSAYVAAKHGLVGLTKVVALEGAEFGITANAICPGYVWTPLVEQQIDDQAKSHGIARDAVIRDVFLKNQPTKRFATVEEMGALSVFLCSTAAASITGAAIPVDGGWTAH; encoded by the coding sequence ATGTTCAAAAGTAGCGACGCTGAAATCGGCGCGATGTTCGGGCGCAAGGCGCTCGAGGGGCGCAGCGCCATCGTCACCGGTTCCACCAGCGGCATTGGTCTCGGCATCGCCCAGGCGCTGGCCAAGGCGGGCGCGGCAGTGATGCTCAACGGCTTTGGCGAACCGGCCGAAATCGAACGGCAGCGGGCCGAGATGGCGGAGGAGAACGACGTCGACGTCGCCTACGACAGCGCCGACATGTCGAACCCGCGTGCGATCCAGATGATGGTCGAGCGCGCCGGCGCCCGCTTCGGACAGATCGACATCGTCGTCAACAATGCCGGTATCCAGCACGTCGCTCCTATCGCCGAATTCCCTGCGGCCAAGTGGGACGCGATCCTTGGGATCAATCTTTCTGCTGCGTTTCACCTCGTCCAGGCGACCTACGATCAGATGCGGGCACGCGGCTATGGGCGCATCATCAATGTCGCCTCGGCGCATGGTCTCGTCGCCTCGCCCTACAAGTCCGCTTACGTGGCCGCCAAGCATGGGCTCGTCGGGCTCACCAAGGTAGTGGCTCTCGAAGGCGCGGAATTCGGCATCACGGCCAATGCGATTTGCCCGGGCTATGTCTGGACTCCTCTCGTCGAGCAGCAGATCGACGATCAGGCAAAATCCCACGGCATCGCGCGCGATGCGGTCATCCGCGACGTGTTCCTGAAGAACCAGCCGACCAAGCGCTTTGCGACTGTCGAGGAGATGGGCGCGTTGAGTGTCTTTCTGTGCAGCACCGCCGCCGCCTCGATAACCGGCGCGGCAATCCCTGTCGATGGCGGATGGACGGCCCACTGA
- a CDS encoding DUF692 domain-containing protein codes for MPKTFPTHPVPCAAGIGLRSIHIAEMLSRRPAAGWLEVHAENYMGHSAAVDALEKLREVYPLSVHGVGLSLGSASGLDRAHLERLHRVCERFQPAIVSEHLAWSVSDGAYLNDLLPLRYDEEALAIVSGNVARLQDTLKRRVFIENLSAYLAFAESSMTEAEFLTELVSRTGCGLLLDVNNVHVSASNLDFDALAFIDALPADAIGEIHLAGHAVNEVDGDVILIDDHGSRVPPAVWSLYAHALRRIGPRPTLIEWDTDVPPLEVLLGEAMWADMLARRIAFDERLEEPPGTVPDGRFETMRLPGRDGTTGILFPALAAIAAVKVACGKCASDHCRRDGHVLH; via the coding sequence ATGCCCAAGACTTTTCCAACTCACCCGGTGCCGTGCGCTGCGGGCATCGGCCTCCGTTCGATACACATTGCCGAGATGCTTTCCCGCAGGCCTGCTGCGGGTTGGCTGGAAGTCCATGCCGAAAACTACATGGGCCACTCAGCGGCGGTGGATGCGCTCGAAAAGCTGCGCGAGGTTTATCCGCTTTCGGTGCACGGTGTCGGACTTTCACTTGGCAGTGCCTCAGGTCTCGACCGGGCGCATCTGGAGCGGCTGCATCGCGTCTGCGAACGCTTCCAGCCAGCGATCGTCTCGGAGCACCTTGCCTGGAGCGTCTCCGACGGCGCCTACCTCAACGACCTCCTTCCGCTCCGCTATGACGAAGAGGCGCTCGCCATCGTGTCCGGGAACGTGGCCCGGCTGCAGGATACGCTCAAGCGCCGCGTGTTCATCGAAAACCTGTCCGCCTATCTCGCCTTCGCTGAATCGAGCATGACCGAGGCCGAGTTCCTGACCGAGCTCGTCAGCCGAACCGGTTGCGGCTTGCTGCTGGACGTCAACAACGTCCATGTCTCCGCAAGCAACCTCGATTTCGATGCCTTGGCCTTCATCGACGCCCTGCCTGCCGACGCGATCGGTGAAATTCACCTTGCGGGCCACGCCGTCAACGAGGTGGATGGCGACGTCATTCTCATCGACGACCATGGGTCGCGCGTGCCACCGGCCGTCTGGTCACTCTATGCCCACGCCCTCCGCAGGATCGGTCCACGACCGACACTCATCGAATGGGACACCGATGTGCCGCCGCTTGAGGTCTTGTTGGGCGAAGCGATGTGGGCCGACATGCTCGCCCGCCGGATCGCCTTCGACGAACGCCTTGAGGAGCCGCCGGGTACCGTACCAGACGGCCGTTTTGAGACCATGAGGTTGCCCGGCCGCGACGGCACAACTGGTATCCTTTTCCCGGCACTAGCTGCAATCGCGGCAGTAAAAGTCGCTTGCGGCAAGTGCGCATCGGATCATTGCAGGAGGGACGGCCATGTCCTCCATTGA
- a CDS encoding DUF2282 domain-containing protein encodes MINTRTLIGSALAAIASVSASTASAGPAAQPEFSFEKCYGIVKAGQNDCQTATHSCAGTSTMDDQADAWIYVPAGTCGKIAGGSDAPKA; translated from the coding sequence ATGATCAACACTCGTACGCTCATCGGTTCCGCGCTCGCGGCGATCGCCTCCGTTTCGGCTTCCACGGCTTCGGCAGGACCGGCCGCCCAGCCCGAGTTCTCGTTCGAGAAGTGTTACGGCATCGTCAAGGCCGGGCAGAACGACTGCCAGACGGCAACCCATTCCTGCGCGGGCACCTCGACGATGGACGACCAGGCCGATGCCTGGATCTACGTGCCTGCCGGCACCTGCGGAAAGATCGCCGGCGGCAGCGACGCCCCCAAGGCCTGA
- a CDS encoding patatin-like phospholipase family protein — translation MNKHAKFGPAPDDQERPVIASVRPPRTINLALQGGGAHGAFTWGVLDRLLDEPNLSFEGIVATSAGAMNAAVLAYGLAEGGRSGAQRALANFWRRISHSAAFSPLQPSFLDRVTGSKSLEFSPAFVIFDMVTRLLSPYQFNPLNYNPLRQVLEQSIDLDAIRMSRCPVKLNICATNVRSGKVKVFSNDEISIDAVMASACLPFLFQAVEIDGEAYWDGGYMGNPAIFPLIYGCDTPDVLVVHINPLERTELPRTAGEILNRINEISFNSSLLREMRAIAFVTQLIDSKAGKGLDLKRIFVHGISDDETMRNLSVSSKLNAEWGALVDLRDRGRQCAEEWLMANYDAIGKRSSVDISTRYL, via the coding sequence ATGAACAAGCACGCCAAATTTGGCCCCGCGCCTGACGATCAGGAAAGGCCCGTCATCGCCAGTGTGCGTCCGCCACGAACGATTAACCTGGCGCTTCAGGGAGGCGGTGCGCACGGCGCCTTCACCTGGGGCGTGCTCGACCGGCTGCTCGACGAGCCGAACCTCTCCTTCGAAGGCATCGTCGCCACCAGTGCCGGCGCGATGAACGCCGCCGTCCTGGCCTATGGGCTTGCGGAAGGCGGGCGCAGCGGCGCGCAAAGAGCGCTTGCCAATTTCTGGCGCCGCATCAGCCATTCTGCGGCTTTCAGTCCGCTGCAGCCGAGTTTTCTGGACCGCGTGACCGGGTCGAAATCCTTGGAGTTTTCGCCTGCCTTTGTCATTTTCGATATGGTGACGCGGCTGCTCTCGCCCTACCAGTTCAATCCGTTGAACTACAATCCGCTGCGTCAGGTTCTGGAGCAATCGATCGATCTCGACGCGATCCGCATGTCGCGTTGTCCGGTGAAGCTGAACATCTGCGCGACCAACGTGCGCTCTGGCAAGGTCAAGGTATTCTCCAACGACGAGATCTCGATCGACGCCGTAATGGCCTCGGCCTGCCTGCCGTTCCTGTTTCAAGCCGTCGAGATCGACGGCGAGGCCTATTGGGACGGAGGTTACATGGGAAACCCCGCCATTTTCCCGCTGATCTACGGCTGCGACACACCGGACGTGCTAGTGGTGCACATCAATCCGCTGGAGCGCACGGAACTGCCGCGCACTGCAGGCGAAATCCTGAACAGGATCAATGAGATCAGCTTCAACTCGTCGCTGTTGAGGGAGATGCGAGCGATCGCCTTCGTAACGCAGCTGATCGATTCCAAGGCTGGCAAGGGCCTCGATCTCAAGCGCATCTTCGTGCACGGCATCTCCGACGACGAGACGATGAGAAACCTCAGCGTATCGAGCAAGCTCAACGCTGAGTGGGGAGCCCTCGTCGACCTCCGTGACCGCGGCCGACAGTGCGCGGAGGAGTGGCTGATGGCGAACTACGACGCGATAGGGAAGCGTTCGAGCGTCGATATCAGTACGCGTTACCTCTAG
- a CDS encoding ribonuclease Z, with the protein MQIGVRWLENCGSAAIHDPEISSGKRSGWFGRSSSHSAEQYVVLLVQPRLVNEPFGDAGLLLDFSFGSRAILFDLGDLAPLPAGTISRIRQAFVSHLHMDHFAGFDRILRLLLNRTAELQIFGSPGLTDAVEAKLRAYTWNLLNETSEDFSIIAAEWNLKDEVTQSRFKARNRFGREPLGVVTLTSQRLLVEPDFYVEAVELDHGIPCLAFAFQENIKVNVHKARLNELGLPTGPWLTEAKQLVRSHADPGAIVKIPGHGDMKLGDLLSAKALVTGPGERICYATDLAFTDANLSRLLALAEGSDYLFIEGGFLDEDKAIAASKRHLTASQAGRIAAAARVSRCVPMHFSPRYLGREQLLLDEFQRGLTTGLTTL; encoded by the coding sequence ATGCAGATCGGCGTGAGATGGCTTGAGAACTGTGGCTCCGCGGCGATCCACGACCCCGAGATTTCATCAGGAAAGAGATCCGGTTGGTTCGGGCGGAGCTCTTCACATTCTGCGGAGCAGTATGTGGTATTGCTTGTTCAACCCAGGTTGGTCAATGAGCCTTTCGGCGATGCAGGCCTCCTGCTTGATTTCAGTTTCGGGTCGCGCGCCATACTTTTCGATCTTGGCGACCTGGCTCCGCTTCCGGCTGGTACAATTTCCAGGATCCGCCAGGCATTCGTGTCACACCTGCACATGGATCACTTTGCGGGCTTTGACAGGATACTCCGTCTGCTCCTTAACCGGACGGCAGAGCTGCAGATATTCGGCTCTCCCGGTCTAACAGATGCCGTTGAGGCAAAGCTGCGAGCCTACACGTGGAATCTTCTGAATGAGACGTCCGAGGACTTCTCGATTATCGCCGCAGAGTGGAATCTCAAAGACGAGGTGACGCAGTCGCGGTTCAAGGCACGCAATAGATTCGGTCGCGAGCCACTCGGGGTGGTGACGCTGACGTCCCAACGTCTCTTGGTGGAGCCCGACTTCTACGTCGAGGCGGTCGAGCTCGATCATGGGATCCCATGTTTGGCATTCGCGTTTCAGGAGAACATAAAGGTAAACGTGCACAAGGCGCGGTTGAATGAGCTTGGTCTCCCGACCGGGCCTTGGCTGACCGAGGCCAAACAGCTCGTGCGGTCTCACGCGGATCCGGGCGCAATCGTCAAAATTCCGGGGCACGGCGACATGAAACTTGGTGATCTTCTTAGTGCCAAGGCACTCGTCACCGGTCCCGGAGAGCGTATCTGCTACGCAACGGACCTGGCATTCACTGACGCGAACCTGTCGCGCTTGCTCGCCTTAGCGGAAGGGTCGGACTACCTCTTCATCGAGGGCGGCTTCCTTGATGAGGACAAGGCCATCGCAGCGTCCAAGAGGCATCTGACGGCATCTCAGGCGGGAAGGATCGCCGCAGCCGCACGCGTTTCAAGATGCGTTCCCATGCATTTCTCCCCCCGCTATCTCGGTCGAGAGCAATTGTTGTTGGATGAGTTTCAGAGGGGACTCACTACAGGACTCACCACCCTCTGA
- a CDS encoding MFS transporter, translating to MANLDRTSLPASLSVLASPAADRWHFGIIALIAFLTLVDLFAAQAILPSLQREFGVSRAAMGFAVNASTFGMAVAGLAVGIFGRNLDRRNGIWISLALLAVPTVLLSTTRDIAIFTGLRVAQGLCMATAFTLTMAYLAEHLPAERATGALAAYVTGNVASNLFGRILSAAVADLGGLSTNFQTFALLNLAGAALVWTTLKRTEHMMPDRQMRSNGSWRSVLGSRRLLGLLAIGFLILFVFIGTYTYVNFRLVELGLSQMQLGLVYFVFLPSLFTTPLGGLISRRLGAGAGIVLTLLCAALGLITLMSSSLVVVLAGLAMVAVGTFLAQALATSQVGRIADTEKAAASGAYLASYYTGGLFGSLVVGQIYDRFGWNTSVLVLVAMLVLAMLFAVPLRAMRSSYRNGQETALSNRSRQPHP from the coding sequence ATGGCGAACCTCGATCGTACCTCGCTGCCGGCGTCCCTGTCCGTTCTGGCAAGCCCCGCAGCCGACCGCTGGCATTTCGGCATCATTGCACTCATTGCATTCCTGACCCTGGTCGACCTCTTCGCCGCCCAGGCGATCCTGCCGTCGCTGCAACGAGAATTCGGAGTTAGCCGCGCAGCCATGGGCTTCGCCGTCAATGCCAGCACCTTCGGCATGGCGGTCGCCGGCCTCGCCGTCGGCATTTTTGGGCGCAATCTGGATCGGCGGAACGGCATCTGGATCAGTCTCGCACTGCTTGCCGTGCCGACCGTGTTGCTCTCGACAACGCGGGACATCGCGATCTTCACTGGCCTGCGCGTGGCGCAGGGCCTGTGCATGGCGACCGCGTTCACCCTCACTATGGCCTATCTGGCGGAGCATCTCCCGGCTGAGCGGGCAACGGGCGCACTTGCGGCCTATGTCACCGGCAACGTCGCCAGCAACCTCTTTGGCCGAATTCTGTCGGCGGCAGTTGCCGACCTCGGCGGATTGTCCACCAACTTCCAGACCTTCGCGCTTCTCAACCTAGCGGGAGCGGCCCTCGTCTGGACCACATTGAAGCGGACCGAGCACATGATGCCGGACCGGCAAATGCGAAGCAACGGAAGCTGGCGTTCGGTACTCGGCAGTCGGCGCCTGCTGGGGCTGCTCGCCATCGGCTTCCTGATCCTCTTCGTTTTCATAGGCACTTACACCTATGTCAACTTCCGGCTAGTGGAGCTCGGGCTTTCACAGATGCAGCTCGGCCTCGTCTATTTCGTTTTCCTGCCATCGCTGTTCACGACGCCGCTAGGCGGACTCATCTCCCGTCGTCTCGGCGCCGGAGCCGGCATTGTGCTCACACTCCTTTGCGCCGCGCTTGGCCTCATCACCCTCATGAGCAGCAGCCTCGTCGTGGTGCTTGCGGGCCTCGCCATGGTCGCCGTCGGCACCTTTCTCGCGCAAGCGCTGGCGACCAGTCAGGTCGGCCGCATCGCCGACACGGAGAAGGCGGCAGCAAGCGGCGCCTATCTCGCCTCCTATTATACGGGTGGGCTCTTCGGCAGCCTGGTGGTGGGCCAGATCTACGATCGTTTCGGATGGAACACTTCAGTCCTGGTGCTCGTCGCCATGCTTGTGCTCGCCATGCTCTTTGCCGTACCGCTGCGCGCCATGAGGTCCAGTTATCGAAATGGACAAGAGACGGCATTATCAAATCGCAGCCGGCAGCCGCATCCTTGA
- a CDS encoding cupin domain-containing protein, whose protein sequence is MIQKSIAGRLSLAAAAALGLFASALAAPSAMAGECPKDQIAANAMAPGATAPEGVTDEVLASIDLSSKGSAWEGNALRLRKLIVQPGGVVPWHSHEARPANILVVEGTITEYRSSCKVPIEHKAGEVTAEFGELAHWWKNNGSKPAVLYSADILPPMQDDDHAM, encoded by the coding sequence ATGATTCAGAAATCCATCGCAGGCCGTCTGTCGTTGGCCGCCGCTGCGGCGCTCGGACTCTTCGCAAGCGCACTCGCCGCGCCATCGGCTATGGCCGGAGAATGCCCCAAGGACCAGATCGCAGCAAATGCCATGGCGCCCGGCGCCACGGCGCCCGAAGGCGTGACCGATGAAGTCCTCGCGTCGATCGATCTTTCCTCGAAGGGAAGCGCGTGGGAAGGGAATGCGCTGCGGCTGCGCAAGCTGATCGTCCAGCCGGGCGGCGTCGTGCCGTGGCATTCGCACGAGGCGCGTCCCGCCAACATTCTGGTCGTGGAAGGCACGATCACCGAATATCGCAGCAGCTGCAAGGTTCCGATCGAGCACAAGGCGGGCGAAGTGACCGCCGAATTCGGCGAGCTTGCCCATTGGTGGAAGAACAACGGCTCAAAGCCGGCCGTGCTCTACTCGGCCGATATCTTGCCGCCGATGCAGGATGACGACCACGCCATGTGA